The Petrocella atlantisensis genome has a window encoding:
- a CDS encoding single-stranded DNA-binding protein, translating into MNKVILMGRLTRDPEVRYTQGAEPLAIARYSLAVNKRFKKEGQPDADFINIVAFGREGEFAEKYFKKGQMVSVVGRLQTGSYTDKDGVKKYTTDVVVEEQHFAESKRSYEEHATASGSQDGSSVKAPTNNQSEGFVAIDNFDDDDLPF; encoded by the coding sequence ATGAACAAAGTAATTCTTATGGGGAGACTTACTAGAGATCCTGAAGTGAGATACACACAAGGTGCTGAACCTTTAGCGATTGCAAGATATTCTCTAGCGGTCAACAAACGTTTTAAAAAAGAGGGACAGCCGGACGCAGATTTTATTAACATCGTGGCATTTGGTCGCGAAGGTGAATTTGCTGAAAAGTATTTTAAAAAAGGACAAATGGTTTCCGTAGTAGGAAGACTTCAGACAGGTTCCTATACAGACAAAGACGGTGTTAAGAAATATACAACGGATGTTGTCGTAGAAGAGCAACACTTTGCAGAAAGCAAGCGTTCTTATGAAGAGCATGCAACAGCAAGTGGCAGTCAGGACGGTTCTAGCGTTAAAGCACCCACAAATAATCAATCAGAAGGATTCGTAGCAATAGATAATTTTGATGATGACGATCTACCATTCTAA
- a CDS encoding DUF47 domain-containing protein: MNIFQDRNRELEIEIDLYLNCLQKGAMTFYEGIKDYMTNNCQQFEERIKVVVEQESEADEHLKNLKFILYRYNLLPDLSADILELMDSMDDIGDISKQMLLDLQVEQPRIEEDFKEDFIQIAKTSLKAVETLIRGVRVYFTQYKTIEDYISKVYFYESEVDKLEHKLKIKIFADKDHLKLSEKMHQRYFAQKTARLSDIAEEMAIKLSVFRFKRGI, translated from the coding sequence ATGAACATATTTCAAGACAGAAATAGAGAATTAGAGATTGAAATCGATTTATACCTCAACTGTCTTCAAAAAGGTGCGATGACTTTTTATGAAGGTATCAAGGACTATATGACAAATAATTGCCAACAATTTGAGGAGCGTATTAAAGTCGTCGTAGAGCAGGAAAGTGAAGCGGATGAACATCTAAAAAATCTAAAATTTATCTTATACAGATATAATTTGTTACCGGATTTAAGTGCAGACATATTAGAGCTTATGGATTCCATGGACGATATTGGTGACATTTCCAAACAAATGCTTTTAGACTTACAAGTTGAGCAACCTAGAATAGAAGAAGATTTTAAAGAAGACTTTATTCAAATAGCAAAAACCTCATTAAAAGCTGTGGAAACACTTATACGTGGTGTTAGAGTTTACTTTACCCAGTACAAGACCATAGAAGACTATATTAGTAAAGTATATTTTTATGAATCAGAAGTGGATAAATTGGAGCACAAACTGAAGATCAAAATTTTTGCAGACAAAGACCATTTAAAACTTAGTGAGAAAATGCATCAACGCTATTTTGCGCAAAAAACAGCAAGACTTTCAGACATAGCAGAAGAAATGGCTATTAAACTATCCGTGTTTAGATTTAAGAGAGGCATATAA
- a CDS encoding extracellular solute-binding protein, translated as MDEKTETIKTKKHWKEHLKTKRYWILIAVVIVLALILFKLPNKNVLSLIQKEPESHNLKIHSPLNERIIIPIIKEFQETTGIQVEYLSAGTMDLLESLDNKEDKYLMDVMWGGSKEYLNIYKNLFEPYTSIYDHEIHQGHKDKENYFLGYNLLPIVLIYNTKLVSPDEVPESWEDILDPMWKGKLAFVDPSTSGSAFIALSFILNLNQTGSEYNWKNAEKLLDNLNGKILAKSSEVYEGVANGDFAIGITMEEAAISYLHRGEDVGIVYFEEGTPVITDSIALMKDAKNKEEAKAFIDFVLSKKVQTYMVDQFYLRSIRKDVEVPLGLMPMDELNIFDAGHLDTYERKSSVLSNWRDKVIMRVKDGE; from the coding sequence ATGGATGAAAAAACTGAAACAATAAAAACCAAAAAGCATTGGAAAGAGCATCTAAAAACCAAAAGGTACTGGATTCTGATAGCGGTTGTTATTGTATTAGCACTCATTCTTTTCAAATTGCCGAATAAAAACGTTTTATCATTAATACAAAAAGAGCCGGAAAGTCACAATCTAAAAATTCATAGCCCTTTAAATGAAAGAATCATTATACCTATTATTAAGGAATTTCAGGAGACCACAGGTATACAAGTGGAATACCTGTCCGCAGGCACTATGGATCTTCTTGAATCTTTAGATAATAAGGAAGATAAATATCTCATGGACGTCATGTGGGGCGGTAGTAAAGAGTATTTAAACATATACAAGAACTTATTTGAACCCTATACTTCCATCTATGATCATGAGATTCATCAAGGACATAAGGATAAGGAAAACTACTTCTTGGGATACAACCTTTTACCCATTGTGCTGATTTATAATACCAAGCTGGTTTCTCCAGATGAAGTACCAGAATCTTGGGAGGATATACTGGATCCTATGTGGAAAGGCAAGCTGGCTTTTGTTGATCCAAGTACGTCCGGATCAGCCTTCATCGCCTTATCCTTCATATTAAATCTTAATCAAACAGGGTCTGAATATAACTGGAAAAATGCTGAAAAACTATTGGATAATTTGAATGGTAAAATATTAGCAAAGTCTTCAGAAGTCTATGAAGGTGTTGCAAATGGTGATTTCGCTATTGGTATAACTATGGAGGAAGCGGCCATATCCTATCTTCATAGAGGTGAGGATGTAGGGATTGTTTATTTCGAGGAAGGCACACCGGTAATAACCGATTCTATTGCACTTATGAAAGACGCAAAAAACAAAGAAGAAGCAAAAGCTTTTATTGATTTTGTACTTAGTAAAAAGGTCCAGACGTATATGGTGGATCAATTTTATTTGCGTTCAATCAGAAAAGACGTCGAGGTGCCACTGGGTCTGATGCCCATGGACGAGCTGAATATTTTTGACGCAGGTCATTTGGATACATATGAAAGAAAGTCCAGTGTATTAAGTAATTGGCGGGACAAGGTTATTATGAGGGTAAAAGATGGTGAATAA
- the rpsR gene encoding 30S ribosomal protein S18, translating to MLLSKGGKLVAFQKKRFKRKRRVCVFCEEKQNTMNYKDVNKLRRFVSERGKILPRRITGNCAKHQRAVTIAIKQSRHVSLMPYTLD from the coding sequence ATATTACTAAGCAAAGGAGGTAAGCTTGTGGCTTTCCAAAAAAAGAGATTTAAAAGAAAAAGACGTGTATGTGTTTTCTGTGAAGAAAAACAAAACACAATGAACTATAAAGATGTTAATAAACTAAGAAGATTTGTATCTGAGAGAGGTAAAATACTTCCTAGAAGAATCACAGGAAACTGTGCAAAACATCAAAGAGCTGTAACGATTGCAATCAAACAATCAAGACATGTATCCTTGATGCCTTATACTTTAGATTAA
- a CDS encoding DHH family phosphoesterase produces the protein MNQKKQVAFNQRIQKFFTWPLFYMIVITFMTIVMLIIERSMGIFFVILWLIAGVIGYFMNRTTRKHLMSEVINFALSFSGVQKDYLDKLELPNVILDPEAKIRWCNEAFNILVGTMEDVDESKIIEMNINDIIPSLNREMLPSEMEGQIEKIFEIGERHYRVIAKHMRIEMNSKELDLVNLTENEEQLLYTLYFFDISKERMLEQKNNDQKAVAALIYIDNYEEVLNSIEDVRRPLLVALIDRNLSKFANKIDGVLKKFEKDQYILVFQQKYMEELKNNKFSILDEIRSISIGNELPVTMSMGIGINEFSYLQSVEFGRMALDLALGRGGDQAVVKKNDKFSFYGGKTRGVEKSTRVKARIKAYAFRELIEESDRVIIMGHKRQDLDSLGAAVGIYACAKLLDKPANIVINDVTSSVKTLHTQLIENDHYPKNLFVTGQEAISYIKEKTLLVVVDVNRPSYTEHMELLDYFKNIVVFDHHRVSSEPIENPVLSYIESYASSTCEMVTEILRYISDKVKLEPIEADALFAGITVDTKNFVIKTGVKTFEAAAFLKRSGADVIRVRGFFKNDMASYKAKATAVRDCQIYSDHMAISVCPSDVENPSLVAAQAADELLNISDIKASFVLSDIEGTIYISARSYDSINVQLIMEKLGGGGHLSVAGAQIPNETIDGVIIKLKEALDNYSEEGETT, from the coding sequence ATGAATCAGAAGAAGCAAGTGGCTTTTAATCAGCGCATTCAGAAGTTTTTTACATGGCCCCTATTTTATATGATCGTTATAACGTTTATGACCATTGTTATGTTGATTATTGAAAGAAGTATGGGTATCTTTTTTGTTATATTATGGCTGATTGCTGGTGTGATTGGTTACTTCATGAATAGAACAACAAGAAAGCATTTGATGAGTGAGGTTATTAATTTTGCCCTTAGCTTTTCAGGTGTTCAAAAGGATTACCTTGATAAATTAGAGCTACCCAATGTTATATTAGACCCTGAAGCAAAAATTAGGTGGTGCAATGAAGCGTTTAACATATTGGTTGGTACCATGGAAGATGTAGATGAAAGTAAAATCATTGAAATGAATATCAATGATATTATCCCCAGTTTGAATAGGGAAATGTTACCTTCTGAAATGGAAGGACAGATTGAAAAAATATTTGAAATCGGTGAGCGTCATTACAGGGTTATAGCCAAACATATGCGCATAGAGATGAATTCTAAAGAGCTGGATCTCGTAAACCTTACAGAAAATGAAGAGCAGTTGCTGTATACACTTTATTTTTTTGATATTTCTAAAGAACGCATGCTTGAGCAAAAAAACAATGATCAAAAAGCGGTTGCAGCCCTTATCTATATTGATAATTATGAAGAGGTCTTAAACAGCATCGAAGATGTAAGACGTCCTCTACTGGTAGCATTGATTGATCGAAATCTAAGCAAATTCGCCAATAAAATAGACGGTGTTCTGAAAAAATTTGAAAAGGATCAGTATATCCTTGTTTTTCAGCAAAAATATATGGAAGAGTTAAAGAATAATAAGTTCAGCATATTAGATGAAATACGTAGTATTAGTATTGGTAATGAACTTCCCGTAACTATGAGTATGGGCATTGGTATCAATGAATTTTCTTATTTACAGTCGGTGGAATTTGGCAGAATGGCCTTAGATCTTGCCTTAGGTCGAGGTGGCGACCAAGCGGTTGTTAAGAAAAATGATAAGTTTTCTTTTTATGGTGGCAAAACCCGTGGCGTAGAAAAAAGCACGCGTGTAAAAGCAAGAATAAAGGCTTATGCCTTTAGAGAACTGATTGAAGAAAGCGATCGTGTCATTATAATGGGACACAAACGTCAAGATTTAGATTCACTGGGTGCGGCTGTGGGCATATATGCTTGTGCCAAATTGCTGGATAAACCAGCGAATATTGTTATTAATGATGTAACTTCATCCGTTAAAACCCTTCATACGCAACTGATTGAAAACGACCATTATCCTAAGAATCTGTTTGTAACCGGACAGGAAGCCATCAGCTATATAAAAGAAAAAACGTTATTGGTGGTTGTGGATGTTAACCGACCATCTTATACAGAACATATGGAGCTTTTAGACTATTTTAAAAACATTGTGGTCTTTGATCATCACAGAGTGAGCTCAGAACCCATTGAAAATCCGGTTCTAAGTTATATCGAATCTTATGCTTCTTCCACATGCGAAATGGTGACAGAGATTCTAAGATATATATCCGATAAAGTGAAATTAGAACCGATTGAAGCAGACGCCTTGTTTGCAGGGATTACCGTCGATACCAAAAACTTTGTCATTAAGACGGGTGTTAAGACTTTTGAAGCAGCAGCTTTTCTTAAAAGAAGCGGTGCTGATGTTATTCGGGTAAGAGGTTTCTTTAAAAATGATATGGCCTCTTACAAAGCCAAAGCTACAGCAGTTAGGGACTGTCAGATTTATAGCGATCATATGGCGATATCCGTTTGTCCCTCAGATGTTGAGAACCCATCTCTTGTGGCGGCACAAGCCGCAGATGAACTCCTTAATATATCAGATATCAAAGCATCATTTGTGTTATCGGACATTGAGGGGACCATTTATATCAGTGCAAGATCTTATGACAGTATCAATGTACAACTCATTATGGAAAAACTGGGCGGTGGTGGTCATCTTAGTGTGGCCGGTGCACAGATTCCGAATGAAACCATAGATGGTGTTATTATAAAATTAAAAGAAGCTTTGGACAATTATTCAGAGGAAGGTGAAACAACATGA
- the rpsF gene encoding 30S ribosomal protein S6 — protein MNTYELALVLNGKLEEEAKTEAFEKVKGYIEKFGGNVVNVDDWGKRKLAYEIQKMRDGFYYFITFEATSEVPAEVEKRIRIMESILRFLIVSKVA, from the coding sequence ATGAATACTTATGAATTAGCATTAGTACTTAATGGCAAATTGGAAGAAGAAGCAAAGACTGAAGCCTTTGAAAAAGTAAAAGGTTATATCGAAAAATTTGGTGGTAACGTTGTCAATGTAGACGACTGGGGTAAGCGTAAATTAGCTTATGAGATCCAAAAAATGCGTGACGGTTTTTACTACTTTATTACTTTTGAAGCAACTTCAGAAGTGCCAGCAGAAGTAGAAAAGCGTATTCGTATTATGGAATCAATTTTACGTTTCTTAATCGTTAGCAAAGTAGCATAA
- the dnaB gene encoding replicative DNA helicase, whose protein sequence is MEDIVKRIPPQSLEAEQSVIGSMIMDREAIESVKDTITEDDFYHPDLKFIYEAMVTLYNRNKPVDLVTLQSQLQDQKVLDQIGGIEYLSKLAMAVPTSAHAKHYAMIVKEKSTLRKIIKASQEITADAYDGTVSIENVLNGAEERIFNIVQKNDSGEFTPIAQLVNPMLNKLEMLTKNKGKVTGISSGFLDLDYRTAGFQPSDLVLVAARPSMGKTAFALNVVQHAAIKEGKVAAMFSLEMSKDQLLNRMVCSEAMVDAQKVRTGDLEDEDWAKISMGAVILADAPIYVDDTPGITISEVRAKCRKLKMEKGLDLIMIDYLQLMSGSGKTQSREQEISEISRGLKALAREMSAPVIALSQLSRACESRADHRPMLSDLRESGAIEQDADVVMFLYRDEYYHPESELKNQAELIIAKQRNGPTGTVNLVWIGQYTKFKNMAQ, encoded by the coding sequence ATGGAAGACATTGTAAAACGTATACCGCCACAAAGTTTAGAGGCGGAACAATCGGTTATTGGTTCAATGATTATGGACCGTGAGGCCATCGAATCGGTTAAGGATACAATCACAGAAGATGATTTTTATCATCCGGATTTAAAGTTTATATACGAAGCCATGGTTACCTTGTACAACAGGAATAAGCCGGTCGACTTGGTGACGCTACAATCACAGTTACAAGACCAGAAGGTCTTAGATCAGATTGGTGGTATTGAATACTTATCGAAATTGGCAATGGCAGTACCTACTTCAGCTCATGCGAAGCATTATGCCATGATTGTCAAGGAAAAATCAACGCTTAGAAAGATTATAAAAGCCAGCCAGGAAATCACTGCGGATGCCTATGACGGCACAGTATCCATAGAAAATGTATTAAACGGTGCTGAAGAGCGGATTTTTAATATTGTTCAGAAAAATGATTCAGGTGAATTTACGCCTATTGCTCAGCTGGTGAACCCAATGTTAAATAAATTGGAGATGTTGACTAAAAACAAAGGCAAGGTCACAGGTATTTCCTCCGGATTTTTGGACTTGGATTATCGTACAGCCGGATTTCAGCCTTCGGATTTAGTATTGGTTGCGGCAAGACCCTCTATGGGTAAAACTGCATTTGCACTGAACGTCGTTCAACATGCTGCCATCAAAGAGGGTAAAGTAGCAGCTATGTTTAGTCTGGAGATGTCAAAGGATCAGTTACTGAACCGTATGGTCTGTTCTGAAGCCATGGTAGATGCACAGAAAGTAAGGACCGGAGATCTTGAGGATGAAGACTGGGCGAAAATATCAATGGGTGCAGTGATCTTAGCCGATGCACCGATTTATGTGGATGATACCCCGGGAATTACCATATCAGAAGTTAGGGCAAAATGCCGTAAACTAAAAATGGAAAAAGGCTTAGACTTGATTATGATTGACTATTTACAGCTTATGAGTGGATCAGGCAAGACCCAATCAAGAGAACAAGAGATTTCGGAGATCTCAAGGGGTCTAAAAGCCCTTGCAAGAGAAATGAGTGCACCGGTTATCGCATTGTCTCAGTTATCTCGTGCTTGTGAATCCAGAGCAGATCACAGACCCATGTTATCCGACCTTCGAGAATCAGGTGCTATAGAGCAAGATGCCGATGTGGTTATGTTTTTATACAGGGATGAGTATTATCACCCTGAATCAGAACTCAAAAATCAAGCAGAGTTGATCATCGCTAAACAACGTAATGGTCCCACAGGAACCGTTAATCTGGTTTGGATCGGTCAATATACAAAATTCAAGAACATGGCGCAATAA
- a CDS encoding sugar phosphate isomerase/epimerase family protein codes for MINIGLQLYTIRDECEKDFMSAIKKVAAIGYKGLEFAGYYGISAQVLRKAMDDLQLKAVNTHVSLRRMESDFDEEVEYAKILGMDTITIPYLELEDRLDRDSLLKTAESIARIDQKCKDNGIQLCYHNHDFEFEKINGEYILDILIYKAKYLKLELDTFWTSYAGLDTVLYMQKKNSRLIYLHLKDMIKDEKPIFAEIGEGCLDIKSYLKTAIECGVEWVFVEQDVCNTQSIECVKKSFNNLRSFDK; via the coding sequence ATGATTAACATTGGTTTACAATTATATACTATAAGAGATGAATGTGAAAAAGATTTCATGAGTGCAATAAAAAAAGTTGCTGCAATTGGGTATAAGGGGCTCGAGTTTGCCGGATATTATGGCATAAGCGCACAAGTTCTCAGAAAAGCGATGGATGATTTGCAGTTAAAAGCTGTTAATACACATGTTTCTCTCAGGAGGATGGAAAGTGATTTTGATGAAGAAGTTGAATACGCTAAAATATTAGGTATGGATACAATTACAATACCTTATTTGGAACTAGAGGACAGGTTGGACCGTGATTCTCTTTTAAAAACCGCAGAATCAATTGCCAGAATTGACCAAAAGTGTAAAGATAATGGAATTCAGCTTTGCTACCATAATCATGATTTTGAATTTGAAAAAATCAATGGAGAATATATTTTGGATATACTTATTTATAAGGCAAAATATTTAAAACTGGAGTTGGATACGTTTTGGACCTCCTATGCAGGTTTGGATACCGTTCTATATATGCAAAAGAAAAATTCTAGATTAATCTATCTTCACTTGAAAGATATGATAAAAGATGAGAAACCTATTTTTGCAGAAATCGGCGAAGGATGTCTTGACATTAAATCTTATCTGAAGACGGCTATCGAATGTGGGGTTGAATGGGTTTTTGTAGAACAAGACGTGTGCAATACTCAGAGTATTGAATGTGTTAAAAAAAGTTTTAATAATTTAAGAAGTTTTGATAAATAG
- a CDS encoding response regulator transcription factor: protein MIGIVIVEDEAYIRKGMVLTTPWQEFGCEVIGEAKDGLEGYNLIKKLKPDIIITDVSMPVMDGIEMIRKLDDELEAEFIIISGFNDFNYAQQAIKLGVKDYLLKPIDDEDFYFTLKKVVKVIEERKEQIKQLERQVLIEEGKTELFYEESYDNNYDGRKRYVTKAVKWIEEHYQEGIAIGEVAEALEISESYLSRLFKKYTDYTFVEFLTDYRLKMAIQLLRDHTIKVYEVSEKVGYNDPKYFSILFKKKIGVTPMEFKNNLSGEQDNKQKDEYNE, encoded by the coding sequence ATGATTGGAATTGTAATAGTTGAAGATGAGGCCTATATTAGAAAAGGTATGGTTTTGACGACACCCTGGCAGGAGTTTGGTTGTGAAGTCATAGGTGAAGCTAAGGACGGCTTAGAAGGTTACAATCTCATAAAAAAGCTTAAACCCGATATCATTATAACGGATGTAAGTATGCCGGTTATGGATGGTATTGAAATGATAAGAAAACTAGATGATGAATTAGAAGCTGAATTTATCATCATATCTGGATTTAATGACTTTAATTATGCTCAGCAAGCTATCAAATTAGGCGTTAAGGACTATCTATTAAAACCCATTGATGACGAGGACTTTTATTTCACGCTCAAAAAGGTTGTTAAAGTCATAGAAGAAAGAAAGGAACAGATTAAACAATTAGAAAGACAAGTACTGATAGAAGAGGGTAAAACCGAACTTTTCTATGAAGAAAGCTATGATAATAATTATGATGGTAGAAAAAGATATGTTACCAAAGCGGTTAAATGGATTGAAGAACATTATCAAGAAGGTATTGCTATTGGAGAAGTAGCAGAAGCCTTGGAGATTAGTGAAAGCTATTTGAGTAGGTTGTTTAAAAAATATACAGACTACACATTTGTTGAATTCTTAACAGACTATCGGCTCAAAATGGCAATACAACTCTTGAGGGATCATACCATAAAAGTCTATGAGGTTTCTGAGAAAGTGGGTTACAATGACCCCAAATATTTCAGCATATTGTTTAAAAAGAAAATAGGTGTTACACCTATGGAGTTTAAAAACAACCTATCTGGGGAACAAGACAATAAGCAAAAAGATGAGTATAATGAATGA
- the rplI gene encoding 50S ribosomal protein L9, whose translation MKIVLLEDVKKVGKKGDIVEVSDGYGRNYLIARKLGKEATNAAINDVKLKKATEARKKEDELNEAKELGLKIKASSITLAIKAGEGGKTFGSVSTKEIAKAVSDQLGIEVDKKKMVLDEPIKSLGTHIIKIKLHPKVTTELSVKVEGE comes from the coding sequence ATGAAAATAGTATTACTAGAAGATGTAAAAAAAGTAGGTAAAAAAGGCGACATTGTAGAGGTCAGTGATGGCTATGGTAGAAACTATTTAATAGCTAGAAAATTAGGTAAAGAAGCGACCAATGCAGCTATTAATGATGTAAAACTAAAAAAAGCCACAGAAGCAAGAAAAAAAGAAGATGAACTCAATGAAGCCAAAGAATTGGGTCTCAAAATAAAAGCATCCTCCATAACTCTAGCTATTAAAGCCGGTGAAGGTGGGAAAACTTTTGGATCGGTATCGACAAAAGAGATTGCTAAAGCTGTTTCCGATCAACTTGGCATAGAAGTTGACAAGAAAAAAATGGTCTTAGATGAACCCATTAAGTCCCTTGGTACCCATATTATTAAAATCAAGCTTCATCCAAAAGTGACAACAGAATTATCGGTTAAAGTTGAAGGAGAATAG
- a CDS encoding cache domain-containing sensor histidine kinase, producing the protein MVNKMRHIRIPLFYKLFATFILCSTIPLLIISGLMYGLSVNFLNKTIYDQTYTNVEGAHVRINDKIVEYEGIIQSIMNNEEIIQAISTGNEQEFHENTVYEIIYEALIEQSTKPVVHITNLSGSIAYSTTPFPETYRVGLKNKWGIFRDIDRKVNQTVIYPQKITYLSGKSSIISLGSQILNSEGKHVGYILIDVPREVILEEMKTIHSGLSLHIVLLDNNAYTLLDTQNSSMEGKFQRSSYLDHEKNLEYKSIKEEISKDSFLVVNFVDEKLGTRTIANVSSNIFQSFNRILGLILLIGAIVSLSISCIISYVLARFISHPIRELISIMGEVEEGTFSVKANARSNDEIGDLAKYFNQMLDRLNSYKNKVIEKQQQLRTTEIKMLQAQVNPHFIYNTLDVIKWSAKMGQKSEVVSVVTNLAKILRNSIDCDEEFVSVKRSISFIDSYLAIQKIKYNNAFKIIRNIDHTILECKVPRLIIQPFVENAIVHGLSNNSGNGEISINGFVEAGIIKFQIIDNGIGMTDEEIRKVSDNKSDQHIGIHNVDQRIKLYYGEDYGVHIESQKYKGTKVAITVPYLYEGEIL; encoded by the coding sequence ATGGTGAATAAGATGAGGCATATTCGAATACCACTTTTTTATAAACTATTTGCAACATTCATTTTATGCAGCACCATACCATTGTTAATCATCAGTGGCTTGATGTATGGTCTATCAGTGAACTTCTTAAATAAGACCATATACGATCAGACCTATACCAACGTGGAAGGGGCACATGTTAGAATCAACGACAAGATTGTCGAATATGAAGGCATCATTCAAAGTATTATGAATAATGAAGAAATCATTCAAGCCATCTCCACAGGGAATGAACAAGAGTTTCATGAAAATACAGTCTATGAAATTATATATGAAGCCCTTATTGAACAAAGTACCAAACCGGTCGTACACATAACCAATCTGTCAGGCAGTATTGCCTATTCCACAACCCCTTTTCCAGAAACGTATCGTGTAGGACTGAAAAATAAATGGGGTATTTTTAGAGATATTGACCGGAAAGTCAATCAAACAGTAATATACCCTCAAAAAATCACATATTTGTCTGGAAAAAGTAGTATCATTAGCTTGGGAAGTCAGATTCTTAATAGTGAAGGGAAACATGTCGGCTATATCTTGATTGATGTACCAAGAGAAGTTATTTTAGAGGAAATGAAAACAATTCACTCAGGATTATCTCTACACATTGTCTTGCTTGATAACAATGCCTACACTTTATTGGATACACAAAACTCCAGTATGGAAGGAAAATTCCAAAGATCTTCCTACTTGGACCATGAAAAAAATTTGGAATATAAAAGTATCAAAGAGGAAATCAGTAAAGACAGTTTTTTAGTCGTGAATTTTGTAGATGAGAAGTTAGGCACCAGAACCATTGCTAATGTATCCTCAAACATTTTTCAGTCTTTTAATCGTATACTTGGGCTCATTCTATTAATAGGTGCCATTGTAAGCTTAAGTATATCCTGTATTATTTCCTATGTATTGGCTCGGTTTATATCTCATCCTATTAGAGAACTTATCAGCATTATGGGTGAGGTTGAGGAAGGTACATTTTCAGTTAAAGCAAATGCTAGAAGTAACGATGAGATAGGTGATCTGGCCAAGTACTTTAACCAAATGTTAGATCGACTGAATTCATATAAGAACAAGGTTATTGAAAAGCAACAGCAGCTTAGAACGACAGAAATCAAAATGCTTCAAGCTCAAGTGAACCCGCACTTTATTTACAACACCCTTGATGTTATCAAGTGGAGTGCTAAGATGGGTCAGAAAAGTGAAGTGGTAAGTGTTGTTACCAATCTAGCCAAAATACTAAGAAACAGTATTGACTGCGATGAAGAATTTGTTAGTGTCAAAAGAAGTATTAGCTTTATTGACAGTTATTTAGCCATACAGAAAATCAAATACAATAATGCTTTTAAAATTATAAGGAACATCGATCATACAATTTTAGAATGTAAAGTTCCAAGGCTCATCATCCAACCTTTTGTTGAGAATGCAATTGTTCATGGACTTAGTAACAATTCCGGCAATGGTGAAATAAGCATTAACGGTTTTGTTGAAGCGGGTATTATTAAGTTTCAGATTATTGACAACGGCATCGGTATGACGGATGAGGAGATTAGGAAGGTATCCGATAACAAGTCAGATCAGCATATCGGGATACATAATGTGGATCAAAGAATTAAGTTATATTACGGAGAAGACTATGGTGTTCATATAGAGAGTCAAAAATACAAAGGTACAAAAGTAGCCATAACAGTACCCTATTTATATGAAGGAGAAATCTTATGA